A single genomic interval of Planctomycetia bacterium harbors:
- a CDS encoding hemin uptake protein HemP, producing MTSEEPPRAEMSPKGETPPIKLFPSEELFRGEKIVCIDHEGAIYRLQITSRGKLILQK from the coding sequence ATGACCTCCGAAGAGCCGCCACGCGCCGAAATGTCGCCGAAAGGTGAGACGCCCCCGATTAAGCTATTCCCTTCGGAAGAGCTTTTTCGGGGCGAGAAGATCGTTTGCATCGATCACGAAGGGGCGATCTATCGTCTGCAGATCACTTCGCGCGGCAAGCTGATCTTACAGAAGTAA